Proteins co-encoded in one Ponticoccus alexandrii genomic window:
- a CDS encoding YSC84-related protein encodes MTFNRRTVAMGLGATLLTGACVNGIGGSGAAKIDARVDSTLSQMYSNYPGTRDLGAKAAGLLVMPLVTEAGLGLGGAYGSGALRVGGATVDYYSMVKASGGLQIGAQQYAHVLFFMTQDALETFRRSGGYAAGANILYATPEKGGTLSAETTTSLAPVIAVIFGQSGLRVGATLEGVKYTRIIP; translated from the coding sequence ATGACATTCAACAGACGAACTGTGGCCATGGGCCTTGGCGCCACGCTGCTGACGGGCGCCTGCGTGAACGGCATAGGCGGATCGGGCGCGGCAAAAATCGACGCGCGCGTGGATTCGACGCTGTCGCAGATGTACAGCAACTACCCCGGCACCCGCGATCTGGGCGCCAAGGCGGCGGGCCTTCTGGTCATGCCACTGGTGACCGAGGCCGGGCTGGGGCTGGGCGGCGCCTATGGCAGCGGCGCACTGCGGGTCGGCGGTGCGACGGTCGATTACTACTCGATGGTCAAGGCCAGCGGCGGCCTGCAGATCGGCGCGCAGCAATACGCGCATGTCCTGTTCTTCATGACGCAGGACGCGCTGGAAACCTTCCGCCGCTCGGGCGGCTACGCGGCGGGCGCGAACATCCTTTACGCGACCCCGGAAAAGGGCGGCACCCTGTCGGCCGAGACCACGACCTCGCTGGCTCCGGTGATCGCGGTGATCTTCGGACAAAGTGGCCTGCGCGTCGGTGCGACCCTCGAAGGCGTGAAATACACCCGCATCATTCCCTGA
- a CDS encoding branched-chain amino acid ABC transporter permease, translating to MDFLNAIVALSNFVLVPAIAYGSQLALGALGVTLIYGILRFSNFAHGDTMAFGTMSVILVTWWFQSMGISLGPLPTALLAIPFGIAATAALVLITDRTVYRFYRAQKAKPVVFVIVSIGVMFIYNGLTRFVLGADDQFFADGERFIINAREFKESTGLAEGLAIKTTQGITVVTAIIVVALLFWFLNKTRTGKSMRAYSDNEDLALLSGINPERVVQVTWLIVAALITVAGVLYGLDKSYKPFTYFQLLLPIFASAIVGGLGSPLGAIAGGFVIAFSEVAVTYAWKKVLGYALPEALAPDSLLQLMATEYKFAVSFVILVVVLLFKPTGLFKGKSV from the coding sequence ATGGACTTTCTGAACGCCATCGTGGCGCTGTCGAACTTCGTGCTGGTGCCTGCGATTGCCTATGGCTCGCAGCTGGCACTGGGTGCGCTGGGGGTAACGCTGATCTACGGGATCCTGCGTTTCTCGAACTTCGCGCATGGGGACACCATGGCCTTCGGGACCATGTCGGTGATCCTCGTGACCTGGTGGTTCCAGTCGATGGGCATTTCGCTCGGGCCGTTGCCCACGGCGCTGCTGGCCATTCCCTTCGGGATCGCCGCCACCGCCGCGCTGGTGCTGATCACCGACCGCACGGTCTACCGGTTCTACCGGGCGCAGAAGGCCAAGCCGGTGGTCTTCGTGATCGTCTCGATCGGGGTGATGTTCATCTACAACGGGCTCACCCGCTTCGTTCTGGGCGCCGACGACCAATTCTTCGCCGATGGCGAGCGCTTCATCATCAACGCCCGCGAGTTCAAGGAAAGCACTGGCCTCGCCGAGGGGCTGGCGATCAAGACCACGCAGGGCATCACCGTCGTCACCGCGATCATCGTCGTCGCCCTGCTCTTCTGGTTCCTGAACAAGACCCGCACCGGCAAGTCCATGCGCGCCTATTCCGACAACGAGGATCTGGCGCTGCTGTCCGGCATCAACCCCGAACGCGTGGTGCAGGTGACGTGGCTCATAGTCGCCGCGCTGATCACCGTGGCGGGCGTGCTCTACGGTCTCGACAAGAGCTACAAGCCCTTCACCTACTTCCAGCTGCTGCTGCCGATCTTCGCCTCGGCCATTGTCGGCGGCCTCGGTTCGCCGCTTGGCGCCATCGCGGGCGGCTTTGTCATCGCCTTCTCCGAGGTCGCGGTCACCTATGCGTGGAAGAAGGTGCTGGGCTACGCCCTGCCCGAAGCCCTCGCCCCGGACAGCCTGCTGCAACTGATGGCGACCGAGTATAAATTCGCGGTCAGTTTCGTCATCCTCGTCGTGGTGCTGCTGTTCAAGCCCACCGGCCTCTTCAAGGGGAAATCCGTATGA
- the hemB gene encoding porphobilinogen synthase, producing the protein MRPTQAPFPATRLRRTRRTPALRALVAETTLTPGDFIWPVFVRDGEGVSEPIHSMPGVNRLSVDKVVEAAQEAHALGIPAICLFPYTDPALKTADCAEAWNPENLSNKATRAIKAAVPDIAVMTDVALDPYNIDGHDGFVEDGAVVNDRTVEALVKQALSQAEAGADIIGPSDMMDGRIGAIRAALESNGHENVLLLSYAAKYASAFYGPFRDAVGASGALKGDKKTYQQDPGNANEAMRLIARDLAEGADMIMVKPGMPYLDICRRAKTEFGAPTFAYQVSGEYAMLAGAGERGWIDGEKAMMESLTAFKRAGCDGVLTYFAPAAARLLNG; encoded by the coding sequence ATGCGACCGACCCAAGCCCCCTTCCCCGCCACCCGCCTGCGCCGCACCCGCCGCACCCCGGCCCTGCGCGCGCTGGTGGCGGAAACCACGCTGACGCCCGGCGATTTCATCTGGCCGGTCTTCGTGCGCGACGGCGAGGGCGTGTCGGAACCGATCCACTCCATGCCCGGGGTCAACCGCCTGTCGGTGGACAAAGTGGTTGAGGCGGCGCAAGAGGCCCATGCCCTCGGCATCCCCGCGATCTGCCTCTTTCCCTACACCGATCCCGCGCTGAAGACGGCGGACTGCGCCGAGGCGTGGAACCCTGAGAACCTGTCCAACAAGGCCACCCGCGCGATCAAGGCCGCGGTCCCGGACATCGCCGTGATGACCGACGTGGCGCTCGACCCCTACAACATCGACGGCCACGACGGCTTTGTCGAAGACGGCGCGGTGGTCAACGACCGCACCGTCGAGGCGCTTGTGAAACAGGCGTTGTCGCAGGCCGAGGCGGGCGCCGACATCATCGGACCCTCTGATATGATGGACGGCCGCATCGGCGCGATCCGCGCGGCGCTGGAATCCAACGGCCACGAGAACGTCCTGCTGCTGAGCTACGCGGCGAAATACGCCTCGGCCTTCTACGGCCCTTTCCGCGACGCGGTGGGCGCGTCCGGTGCTCTGAAGGGCGACAAGAAGACCTACCAGCAGGACCCCGGCAACGCCAACGAGGCGATGCGCCTGATCGCCCGCGACCTCGCCGAGGGCGCGGACATGATCATGGTGAAACCGGGGATGCCCTATCTCGACATCTGCCGCCGCGCCAAGACAGAGTTCGGCGCGCCGACCTTCGCCTATCAGGTGTCCGGCGAATACGCGATGCTGGCGGGCGCCGGTGAACGCGGCTGGATCGATGGCGAAAAGGCCATGATGGAAAGCCTGACCGCGTTCAAGCGCGCAGGCTGCGACGGCGTGCTGACCTACTTCGCCCCCGCCGCCGCCCGCCTTCTGAACGGATGA
- a CDS encoding ABC transporter ATP-binding protein, with the protein MTDSGNPYQDDRGNHDASITRRGGEGTVDTTRRSGAIKDAPGGPFLIGDSMTGGYGKGPDILHDCTIAVDKGEIAVIVGPNGAGKSTAMKAVFGMLDVRSGAVRLDGHDITALTPQDRVAQGMGFVPQTSNIFTSMTVEENLEMGAFIRTDDFSKTMQQVYELFPILHEKRRQPAGELSGGQRQQVAVGRALMTQPKVLMLDEPTAGVSPIVMDELFDRIIEVARTGISILMVEQNARQALEIADKGYVLVQGRNAFTGTGKELLADPEVRKSFLGG; encoded by the coding sequence ATGACGGACAGCGGCAACCCCTACCAGGACGACCGTGGCAACCACGATGCCTCGATCACCCGTCGGGGTGGTGAGGGCACGGTGGACACGACGCGGCGGTCGGGGGCGATCAAGGATGCGCCCGGCGGGCCCTTCCTGATCGGCGACAGCATGACCGGCGGCTACGGCAAGGGTCCGGACATCCTGCACGACTGCACCATCGCGGTGGACAAGGGCGAGATCGCGGTGATCGTCGGCCCCAACGGCGCGGGCAAGTCGACGGCGATGAAGGCGGTCTTCGGGATGCTCGACGTGCGCTCGGGCGCCGTGCGGCTGGACGGCCATGACATCACCGCTTTGACGCCGCAGGATCGGGTGGCGCAGGGCATGGGCTTCGTGCCGCAGACCTCGAATATCTTCACCTCGATGACGGTGGAAGAGAACCTCGAGATGGGCGCCTTCATCCGCACGGACGATTTCAGCAAGACCATGCAGCAGGTCTACGAGCTGTTCCCGATCCTGCACGAGAAGCGGCGCCAGCCCGCCGGGGAGCTGTCCGGCGGTCAGCGTCAGCAGGTCGCGGTGGGGCGCGCGCTGATGACCCAGCCCAAGGTGCTGATGCTGGACGAGCCGACGGCGGGCGTGTCGCCCATCGTGATGGACGAGCTTTTCGACCGCATCATCGAGGTGGCGCGGACCGGCATTTCGATCCTGATGGTCGAGCAGAACGCCCGGCAGGCGCTGGAGATCGCCGACAAGGGCTACGTGTTGGTTCAGGGCCGCAACGCCTTTACCGGGACGGGCAAGGAGCTTCTGGCCGATCCGGAAGTCCGCAAGTCCTTCCTTGGGGGTTGA
- a CDS encoding branched-chain amino acid ABC transporter permease, producing the protein MKPTVRTFILFGLVALLIVGTGILQGWDLALVILNMGLVSAIMSLGVNLQWGIAGLFNVGVMGFVALGGLAVVLTSVAPVPDAWSAGGLRAIGALVLGAAVMTATVLAWKRTRNKWLVIAILIVGFVLYRMVRDPAVDAIEAVDPAGTGFLGGLGLPVVFSWFVGGLLAAGAAWIIGKTALGLRSDYLAIATLGISEIIIAILKNEEWLSRGVKNVNGLPRPVPREIDLQTDPGFIEKAASFGLDPVSASTLYVKISYGLMFAAVLIVLLVLAQLALNSPWGRMMRAIRDNEVSARAMGKDVTFRHLQVFVLGSAICGIAGAMMTTLDGLLIPTSYQPLRYTFLIWVMVIVGGSGNNLGAVLGGFLIWFLWVQVEVLGPSFMTALTQPLPDGSFLKEHLRDSVQHMRLLTMGVILLVVLRFSPRGLLPER; encoded by the coding sequence ATGAAGCCGACCGTCCGTACATTCATACTCTTCGGCCTCGTGGCTCTGCTGATCGTCGGTACCGGCATCCTCCAGGGCTGGGACCTGGCTCTGGTGATCCTGAACATGGGGCTGGTCAGCGCAATCATGTCGCTGGGCGTGAACCTGCAATGGGGCATCGCCGGGCTGTTCAATGTGGGAGTCATGGGCTTCGTGGCCCTTGGTGGCCTCGCCGTCGTGCTGACCTCGGTCGCCCCGGTGCCCGACGCATGGTCGGCGGGCGGGCTGCGCGCCATCGGGGCGCTGGTTTTGGGCGCAGCGGTCATGACCGCGACCGTGCTGGCGTGGAAGCGCACCCGCAACAAATGGCTGGTCATCGCCATCCTGATCGTCGGCTTCGTGCTCTATCGCATGGTGCGCGACCCGGCGGTCGACGCCATCGAGGCGGTCGATCCGGCGGGCACCGGCTTTCTCGGCGGTCTCGGCCTGCCGGTGGTCTTCTCGTGGTTCGTCGGCGGCCTGCTGGCGGCGGGCGCGGCCTGGATCATCGGCAAGACCGCGCTGGGACTGCGTTCCGACTACCTTGCCATCGCGACGCTGGGCATCTCGGAAATCATCATCGCCATCCTCAAGAACGAGGAATGGCTGTCGCGCGGGGTCAAGAACGTCAACGGCCTGCCCCGCCCCGTCCCGCGTGAGATCGACCTGCAGACCGACCCCGGCTTCATCGAAAAGGCCGCCAGCTTCGGGCTCGACCCGGTCTCTGCCTCGACGCTCTACGTCAAGATCAGCTACGGGCTGATGTTCGCCGCCGTCCTGATCGTGCTCCTGGTGCTGGCGCAACTGGCGCTCAACAGCCCCTGGGGTCGGATGATGCGGGCGATCCGCGACAACGAGGTTTCGGCCCGCGCCATGGGCAAGGACGTGACCTTCCGCCACCTGCAGGTCTTCGTGCTGGGCTCTGCGATCTGCGGCATCGCGGGCGCCATGATGACGACGCTGGACGGCCTCTTGATCCCGACCTCCTACCAACCGCTGCGCTACACCTTCCTGATCTGGGTCATGGTGATCGTCGGCGGCTCTGGCAACAACCTCGGCGCGGTGCTGGGCGGTTTCCTGATCTGGTTCCTCTGGGTGCAGGTCGAGGTGCTGGGCCCCAGCTTCATGACCGCGCTGACGCAGCCCCTGCCCGATGGCTCGTTCCTCAAGGAGCACCTGCGCGACAGCGTCCAGCACATGCGGCTTCTGACCATGGGGGTGATCCTGCTGGTGGTCCTGCGCTTCAGCCCGCGCGGGCTGCTGCCGGAACGCTGA
- the thpD gene encoding ectoine hydroxylase yields MERTDPVLWPSDRSTAPITEAQAQAFDRDGYLVLHDLFSTDEVRALVDSATALRETLAGSDARGVVCEAGCAAVRTVFELERQNALMDRLSRDRRLAGAARALLGDEVYIHQSRLNYKPGFTGKEFYWHSDFETWHAEDGMPRMRAVSASLLLTDNRAHNGALMLMPGSHRTFIACQGETPEDNHESSLVRQDIGTPSQESLRDMAEIHGIADAEGPAGTLILFDCNTLHGSNGNITPAPRSNAFFVYNAVSNACASPFAAPAPRPAFLGQQGTPQPLEIRDGPLLQEA; encoded by the coding sequence ATGGAACGCACCGACCCGGTGCTCTGGCCCTCGGACCGCAGCACCGCGCCCATCACCGAGGCGCAGGCGCAGGCCTTCGACCGCGACGGCTATCTCGTGCTGCACGACCTGTTTTCCACAGACGAAGTGCGTGCGCTGGTCGACAGCGCCACCGCGCTGCGCGAGACCCTCGCCGGCAGCGATGCCCGGGGCGTCGTTTGCGAGGCAGGCTGCGCTGCCGTGCGTACCGTCTTTGAACTGGAACGCCAGAACGCCCTGATGGATCGTCTGTCCCGCGACCGCCGCCTTGCCGGTGCGGCCCGCGCCCTGCTTGGCGACGAGGTCTATATCCACCAGTCGCGCCTGAACTACAAACCGGGCTTCACCGGCAAGGAGTTCTACTGGCATTCGGACTTCGAGACATGGCACGCCGAGGACGGCATGCCCCGGATGCGTGCCGTTTCGGCCTCGTTGCTGCTGACCGACAACCGCGCCCACAACGGCGCGCTGATGCTGATGCCCGGCTCACACCGGACCTTCATCGCCTGCCAGGGTGAAACGCCCGAGGACAACCACGAATCCTCTCTCGTCCGGCAGGACATCGGCACCCCCTCGCAGGAGTCGCTGCGCGACATGGCAGAGATCCACGGCATCGCCGATGCCGAAGGCCCGGCGGGCACGCTGATCCTCTTCGACTGCAACACCCTGCACGGGTCGAACGGCAATATCACGCCCGCGCCGCGGTCGAATGCCTTCTTCGTCTACAACGCCGTATCCAACGCCTGCGCCTCACCCTTCGCCGCCCCGGCGCCACGTCCGGCTTTCCTTGGCCAGCAAGGCACGCCGCAACCGCTGGAGATCCGCGACGGACCCCTCTTGCAGGAGGCCTGA